The Pukyongia salina genome segment TATTGCAGATCGAGTTTAAAAAATACAACGAGGCGGCACGAGCCAGTACCGAAGCCCTGGAAATATTTCCTGCTCAACCCTTATTGTACCTGGTGAATGGAGTGGCAAATATAGAATTGGGAAATCTCGATGTTGCTATTGAAAGTATGGAAACCGGGATCGATTATTTGATAGACGATCTTAAAATGGAAAAGGATTTCTACGAACAATTAAGTATTGCCTATTCAAAAAAAGGTAACGAGGCAAAAGCTGCCAACTTTGCAAAGAAAGCTTCAGAAATTAACATAGCGAATTGACCATGAGAAAGAGTTTATTTTTTCTGTTTCTGCTTATTCTTTTACATTCTTGTAAAGGGTTAAAAGGGGTTAGTGGTACCGAAACTGCCAATGCATCTCTACAAGCTAAGGACATTATCTCCACGCATAAACTCGCCTCTCCGAAGTTCTCTACCATGGCGGGACGAATTAAGGTGGAGTATGAGGATGAAAGGAAGTCGCAAAGCATGACGGTAAGCTTAAGGATGGAGAAGGATAAAAAGATATGGATAAAAGCATCACTCCTTGGTATTACCCTGGCCAAAGTCCTAATCACGCCAGAGAGGGTGAGTTATTACGAAACGATTTCGAACACGTATTTCGACGGTGATTTCAGCCTGCTTAGTAAATGGTTGGGAACAGAAGTTGATTTCGAAAAAACCCAGGCCATATTATTGGGCCAGACTATGTTCAATATGAATAAGAGTTCGTATACATCAGAGGTGGTGAATAATAAATACAAGCTTTCACCCAAACGGCAGCTTGAGAATTTCATTCATAGCTTATTTCTCAATCCCGATAATTTTAAGGTTGCCTCTGCCACCTTGTCCCAGCCCAGGGCCAACCGGATGCTAACAGTGAATTACGGCCCGTATCAACAGATAGACGGAGCATATTATCCTTCAGAGATCTCCATCAACTCCAAAGAAGGAGATTCTCGAACTAAAATAGAGGTCACTTACAGGAAAATAGACCTGAATGTTTCGGTGAGTTTTCCTTTCGACATACCTCAGGGTTTTGAACCAATAGACCTTGGCCGATGAGACGTATAAAGTTTTTCCTTACCCTGCTTTGCTGCCTGGTTCTTGCTACGACATCAATGCATGGCCAGTCTAAAAAACAGCAGGAGCTTGAAGCGAAGAGACAGGCCATCATGGAGGAGATAAAGCAGATCAACTCATTGCTTTTCAAGACCAGGGGCCAGCAGAAATCGGTTTTAACCCAGGTAGAAGATCTCGATCAGCGCATAAGGGCCACGGAGAACCTTATTCGTGTTACCAACCAGCAGGCAAATCTTTTAACCAGGGAGATCAATGATAATCTCAACAAAATGGAGACGCTCAGGGAAGAGTTAAAGTCTCTCAAGGAGGATTATGCCGCCATGATCAAGAAGTCGTATAAGAGCAGGTCTCAGCAGAGCAGGGTGATGTTTCTGTTGTCATCAGACGATTTCCTGCAGGCGTACAAAAGACTTCAGTATATGAAACAGTATGCGAAGCACCGAAAAGAGCAGGGAGAACGAATAAAGGAAAAGACAGAGCAACTACAGATATTGAATACCGGACTGATAGAGCAGAAAAATCAGAAACAATTATTGATAGAACAAAACAAAAATACCCGGCTAACCCTGGCCAAGGAAAAAAAGGATCAGGAAGCATTAATAGCATCCTTGAAGAAAGATGAAGGTAAATTTGCCTCTCAGATAAGAACCAAACAAAGGGAAGCAGATGCAATTGATAAGCAGATCGATGCCATAATCAGGGCTGCTATCGCCGAATCCAACAAGAGTACAGACACCAAAGTTACCAGGGGAACCGCAGAAACTTTTGCAATGACCGCCGAGGCAAAAGCGCTGGCGGCTAATTTCAGCACCAATAAGGGCAAATTACCCTGGCCGGTGGAAAAGGGTGTCGTGATACGTCGCTATGGAAACCAGAGGCACCCACAATTACCTAATGTCACCACTTTTAGCAGTGGTGTTGAGATCGCTACCGAAAAGGGCGCGAAGGCCAGAGCGGTATTTAACGGGGAAGTTTTCCAGGTGCAGAAATCAAAGCAAGGTATAATGGCGGTTTTTGTAAGACACGGAAATTATATTTCAGTGTATTATAATCTTGAAAGCCTGGCAGTAAAGAAAGGGGATAAAGTAAGTACCAAGCAGGAATTGGGAACGATCTTCACTAACGGTCTTACCGGAAAAACTGTATTAAAATTCCTGATCTATCAGAATAGCAGCCGTTTAAATCCGGCAGATTGGGTTTATAAGATGTAATAAAAAAAGGGAGCCATTTGGCTCCCTTTTTTATGAGAATAATCTCTCTTATCTAATAACCAATTTCTTGGTTGTTGATTGTCCGTCAATTTCAATGGTAACAAAGTACAACCCGGTGCGATAGCTGGACACATCGAGTGTAGCTTCACTTGTACCATTAAGGGCTCTTTCATTCACTGTTTGAAGAGTTTGCCCAA includes the following:
- a CDS encoding DUF4292 domain-containing protein; this encodes MRKSLFFLFLLILLHSCKGLKGVSGTETANASLQAKDIISTHKLASPKFSTMAGRIKVEYEDERKSQSMTVSLRMEKDKKIWIKASLLGITLAKVLITPERVSYYETISNTYFDGDFSLLSKWLGTEVDFEKTQAILLGQTMFNMNKSSYTSEVVNNKYKLSPKRQLENFIHSLFLNPDNFKVASATLSQPRANRMLTVNYGPYQQIDGAYYPSEISINSKEGDSRTKIEVTYRKIDLNVSVSFPFDIPQGFEPIDLGR
- a CDS encoding murein hydrolase activator EnvC family protein; its protein translation is MRRIKFFLTLLCCLVLATTSMHGQSKKQQELEAKRQAIMEEIKQINSLLFKTRGQQKSVLTQVEDLDQRIRATENLIRVTNQQANLLTREINDNLNKMETLREELKSLKEDYAAMIKKSYKSRSQQSRVMFLLSSDDFLQAYKRLQYMKQYAKHRKEQGERIKEKTEQLQILNTGLIEQKNQKQLLIEQNKNTRLTLAKEKKDQEALIASLKKDEGKFASQIRTKQREADAIDKQIDAIIRAAIAESNKSTDTKVTRGTAETFAMTAEAKALAANFSTNKGKLPWPVEKGVVIRRYGNQRHPQLPNVTTFSSGVEIATEKGAKARAVFNGEVFQVQKSKQGIMAVFVRHGNYISVYYNLESLAVKKGDKVSTKQELGTIFTNGLTGKTVLKFLIYQNSSRLNPADWVYKM